The nucleotide window TGCTTAAGCCTTGGATTATCTGTCTgcgtctctccctgcctctttaGCGTCGTACATGTATTCACCCACCAAGAGTCTATCACACATCCACAGAGCTCCCACAAGAGAGAGTGGACCTTGGGGAAGGCCAAGTGAtaatgttggtggtggtgttggagtggGTTGGGGGGCAGGGAGAACAAAGTAGGGCTCATGGGCTGCGGTGGAGCCCATGGGCATGGCCCTTCTTGCTCTCTGGCATCTGTGTCGTTAGGCAACACATCACTAATCCTCCTTGTGTCTTTATTACCCCTATCTGTggaggagagaaaggcagaggggACTGGGCCCGGGCGGTAACATCGCTGCAGGGCTAAGTATCATCAACATACCCCTGCATTTTTTAGAGATAGGCCATATTGTATTAGGCCATCAAATGATGACCAAATAGATatgttcacacgcacacacgcccacataTACACTAACatgagtaaacacacacacacacgcacacacacacacacacacacacacacacacgcacacacacacacacacacgcacacacacacatacacacgcacacacacatataccacataaacacacttatATACACTTGTGCGCAGACTTTCACAAACTCATGCatacggacgcacacacagacacacacacacacacacacacacacacacacacacaaacgcacagacacatacacaaacacacacactcagagtaGACACATCCCTTTTTTGATTGGAGGCAAATTGGTGTAAATAGTCAATGGCTTGAAGGCATATTTGGTTGATGATATTACATGTTCACAACAATCTAAACAACACATTAACATGCTGCCTTTATTTGTAGTACCGTCTCTGTTACAATTTGTTATGCATACGATTTATAGGAATCCTGTTCTGGGTAATTCTAGAGCATTTAGCACCCGTCTGTTAATGAATGTTGAAGCGTATTCAGTTTTCATTCAGATTTATCAATAAAAAGGAGAATGAGAGAGCTATTCTCATAATTCTATTGATTATGGTTAACATCATCTTGATTCAGTTTACCTGCCCCTAACCTCGAGTGGAAGTCACTCAACTGGCGCCatcttgtgtctgtgtatgagcGGTCTTCTACCTACAAAGGTGCACAGAAATCAATGTCCCCTATTTCTTTGTGTCTTCCTGCACGCCGTCCGCCAGCTGTTACCTCGGCTCCCATCGAGATGCAATCAAGATTATATGCTTGCCATTCAATTCAAGTGTTAAGGGGCACACAGCGTGTGAAAGAGACGCATAATATTCCAACAGAAAGGCAGGTAAACCttcaatatatatatgctaGGTTGCAATAGTGAAATTATAATTGAACTGAATATTATTTTTATGCAGAAACatttttgcaaacattttgAATAACTGAACttgaagaaatatgtttaaaaaaaaatcaaaatgctTTAATATGTCCCTGTAACCACATACAGTTTTAAGGCATTACCTAAGTAGGAAACATAAAGCAGGCGTCATTACTGTATATCTCAACAGAACAGAGTCAAAGCATGTAAGCTACATCCACATTTCAAGTTTATTTCCATGTTTACACCGTTTCATATTCTTTGCAATAGTAACAGGATTACTTTGTGACAAAGTAATTTGTGGAATTCCCTCATTTCGGCCTGAggattttccctctctcccccctctctctgcctctctctttctctatctctctggcccccctcttctcttctctcgagAAGGATTGTGTATCCTAGACACCCCAGAGGTTTTGACTCCAGAAGCCCTTCAGGTTTGTTGGAAGACCTCTGTGGAGGGCCAGATAAAAAAGAGAGAGCCTAAGACGCAGGGCGTAAGGGAGCACTCGACTCTGTGTTGGTTCCTCACCACACTGAAGGGAGAGAGCAGTCCCATCGTGCAGCAGGaaagagacacaaacagacaaataaacaTAGCTAGGGAGACATTATTTGTAGCCATGCCAGCGTTGGATCAAAGGTCTGACATTTAAGGGGTCTCCTTAAGCGCTGCGTTGTTGAGACATAACCTTGGTGGGTATCCAGGACTGTGAATCATGTGGGCTGCACTCTCTTACAATATTCAGAAAGTTCTCCCAATAGTCTTTCGCATTACCTGAAAACAGCAGTAAGGGACTTCCAGCCCAACGTTGAAGGCTCAAAGATTTACCAATCATTAGATTTTTAATtagattttttccttttttttgatcatttttattttgtcaCCCTTATCTTATCCTGACTACATGTAAATCCTTTTGATGGTGCTCTTCACAATTTAAAAAACGGAAAAAGAACCAGGGGGGAAAAACCTCCATAAGTGAATTAATGTATGGAAATGAGCTTGCCTGCCACCGTGGGTCTGGTTGTGCTGATCCTCAGCTGTATATGTTGGTAATCACTGCTGCCTCTTGGATTCACTCGCAGGCACGCAATAAACAACCTGCTGCCAGCACCCCCTACGCTTTTTGTCTAATCTGCCACTTTACTGGGCTCTCATTTGTCGCACAAATATGAAAGCAAATCTCAGCACCAGAATTCACAGATGCACATTAACTGGGACGGCTGCCTTAGCACTAAAGCCCAGACCGTTGGTTGGGAATCATAACGGAATATGATTCCCCAAAGTGCCTTAAGAGTTAGACTTAGAAGTTGGACTTAGAAGTTTCCAGAAGGAGCTTAGAATAGCCTACTTTGTGAATTTGGTGGCCcttttcttgtttgtttgttgcatGTCTCTTTGATTCACTTTTAGTTATTGCTTCATTTATTAACTTTCTGTTTAAAAAATGTCTGTCCATCAGGCAGTCTGTGTTACATTCTTCAATACTTCTTTATTTAATCAGGAGCATTTATCAACCATTAAACATAGAAGGCATTCATTCTAGCGTGTAGCTTTATAGGTGAGCATAtattctcctctctttctttgaCACTCATCATGTGTGGGTTGATAACCCCCTCTAGTGGAAGAATCACCACACTTGATTTATATTGTCTGGCCTGCCTTTGGTTAAGCTGTTTATAATGTGTAGATAAAAACAAGAACGACATACCTTTAACGAGCTTAGAAACTTTTATTTGATGTATAATAAATGGGTAAAAACTAAAACaaggagaaaaagaaaacaatgaaGGTATCATGTATCCCATTATTCTATATACAACAGAGTACTGAGATAGATATGAACCTACCGTATATTATTCCTGCCCTTGTAGCAACATACCAGTTCATGATATAATAAGATTAAATTACATAAAACCATCCTTATGCACAATAAATGAAATTGGGCATTTTGTGTATGTTTCCTTTGAACTTCGAATTACATGTAACCTTAAGATTTACTCGCACATATCCTCTTGGCTTTTTTATGAATTAggcaattaattaattaatgtttcTTAATTTAGTATTACTTAACATGCAGGATGGATACGCAACCATTAATTATGAACCTAAATAGGGGGATAGCAACCCTGTCTGGCAACCCTACGGCAAGTGCCATGTTATCGAGGATACTGCGACTGGCTGCATTGGTTGCTTGAAGTTGCGAACCAAGATTACGACCTTTTATCAAAAACAGCTACACATCTATTTTATATACAATGGCATGCAAGAAGGCATTAGTAATACTTTCTAAAGGTGCAGAAGAGATGGAAGCAGTCATTCCCGTGGACGTCCTGCGTAGAGCTGGGGTTTGTAACGTTACTGCTGCAGAAATCGCTAACTAACTCGTTTCATTTAAGTTACAGTCAAACGTACATGTCCAACTGGTTTTAAACTCGGATCGCAATTGCTTTTTGTTACAGTCCGCCATACCAATATGACAGGAGTCATTTTCAAATCCAAAATTGTCTGCCTTCGCACTTAGTCTTGCAACTGTTAGCAAAGCCAAAATGCCTTTGTAGACGAGTAATAACACGTATGTTTTCAAAATTTGTAACGCAACATAACTCTTATATGAATGAATATAATTGATAATAACACGATCAGAGTCTGGGACATTAATACAAATGACATCCGACTACAAATGTCTGCATAGGGTGTAAATGCTAAAGTTCAATATCTAGCTGCATGTCGCGTCACTTAAAAACACAGTGCCgtcttttcaaagtaaaagttacTCCTCTTAACCCAGTGCACACTATATACATATACTAAATGTTCCAGAGGAGAATCTCATAATCATAACCATGATTTTGTGAtgattttttacttttactatAGATTTCTGTCACACTAGCAGGATTAACGGGGAAAGAGCCAGTCCAGTGCAGTAGAAATGTTGTCATCTGTCCGGATACAAGCTTGGAAGATGCCAGCAAACAGGTTAAACCCCTGAACACGATCACAGTGATTTAATGTCTCAACAGTAGCCGAAAGCATTGTTTAGAAATTCTTGATATTATTGTATCATATTACATGATTGTTAATGAACATCAAATTGAGTGCTGAACATGCAAGTATGTTTCCTCCATATGCTATTGATGGTCTTTCAGGGTCCTTATGACGTCGTGCTTCTTCCAGGAGGGATGCCAGGGGCCCAGAATTTGGCAGAGGTATATAATTTCATTTTCTCATTCTTGGATTTTATATTCTAAACAATTTCCACAAGATTTTAATAATACATGTATTATcgtgtttgttttctttcatttttatcTTTGTTTTGGAATATGCAATATCTCACAAAAGTGAGTACACCCCTCACATTTttggaaatattttattaaatcTATTCATGGCACAACCCTGAAGAATTGACACTTTGATACAATGTAAAGTAGTCAGTGCACAGCTTGTATAACAGTGTAAATGTACTGTCCCCTCAAAATCACTCAACACACAGCCGTTAATGTCTAAATCGCTGGCACCAAAAGTGAGTGAAAATGTCCAAATTGGGCCCAAAGTGTTAATATTTTGTGTGGCCACCATTGTTTTCCAGCACTGCCTTAACCCTCTGGGGCATCAGTTCATCAGTTCACCAGAGTGTCACAGGTTGCCACTGGAATCCTCATCCACTCGTCCTTGAGGACATCACGGAGCTGATGGATGTCAGAGACCCTGCACTCCTCCACCTTCCGTTTTAGGATGCTCAATAGGGTTTAGGTCTGGAGGCATGCTCAGCCAGTCTATCATGTTTACCCTCAGCTTCTTTAGCAAGGAAGTGGTCGTCTTGGAGGTCTGTTTGGGGTCGTTATGCTGGAAGAGAGTTTCCGAAGAGAGGGGATCATGCTCTGCCTCTGATCATGCTGAGCGTCATATCCAGAGGTTGTCTTTTGAAAATAGACGTAGGAGTGCTGCCAGCATTGCTGCAGAGGttaaagggttaggggggggtcaGCCTATCAGTGCGCACTGCGCAGACCATACACCGCACACTGCATCAAATTGGTCTGCATGGCTGTCGTCCCAGAAAGAAGCTTCTTCTACAAATGATGCACAAGAAAGCCCGCAAACAGTTTGCTAAAGACAAGCAGACTAAGGACATGTCTTATTTGAACCATGTCCGGTGGTCTGATGAGACCAAGGTCAACTTATTTGGTTCAGATGGTGTCAAGCATGTGTGGCGGCAACCAGGTGAGGAGTACGAAGACAAGTGTGTTTTGCTTACAGTCATGCATGGTGGTGGGAGTGTCATGGTCTTGGGCTGCATGACTGCTACTGGCACTGGGGAGCTACAGTTCATTGAGGGAACCATGAAGGCATTCCAGCATGATAACGACCCCATACTCACCTCCAAGACGACCACTTCCTTGCTAAAGAAGCTGAGGGTAAACATGATAGACTGGCTGAGCATGCCTCCAGACCTAAACCCTATTGAGCATCCTAAACCGGAAGGTGGAGGAGCGCAGGGTCTCTGACATCCATCAGCTCCGTGATGTCCTCAAGGACGAGTGGATGAGGATTCCAGTGGCAACCTGTGAAGCTCTGGTGAACTGATGAACTGATGCCCAAGAGGGTTAAGGCAGTGCTGGAAAAGAATGGTGGCCAAACAAAATATTAACTCTTTGGGCCCAATTTGGACATTTTCACTTAGGGGTGCACTCACTTTTGGTGCCAGCGGTTTAGACATTCATGGCTGTGTGTTGAGTTATTTCGAGGGGACATAACATTTACACTGTTAGACAAGCTGAACACTGACTACTTTATATTGTATCAAAGTGTAATTTCTTCAGTGTTGTCCAATGAATAGACGTAAtcaaatatttacaaaaatgTGAGGGGTGTACTCACTTTTGTGAGATACTGTATAGTTAGCAATCTGATGTTATAGGATTGCAAGGTTATGGGGTTGTATTTCTGTTGTTCTCTCCTGTAGTCTGCTGCTGTGAAAGAGGTGCTGAAGGATCAGGATTCTAGGGAAGGCCTGATTGCAGCCATATGTGCAGGTACTGTGAGATTGATGGCAAGCAATGTTTCTATGGGTCCAGTCCCCCGATCTCCTTGCATGAACCATGTACGAACACATGTCAAAGTAATTTTTTTAACTTCTCTAACTTCTCTCTGTATCAGAAAATCCCAGGGCTTTGAGTTTGTTCAAGAGGATATCATACTGGACTGTGTCAAACACCTTTTAACAACAAAATTCCCCTTATCCACCTCTTTCCTGATGAAGTCTGTAAGATAGAGCAGACAGGTATCAGTGGAATGGGCTTTTCTCAAGCCTGATCGGAAGTCAAATAAGAGGTTCTGCTCTGCTAAATACCCGTCTATTTGCTCATAAATGATCCTTTCAACAATTTGTGAAATTGAACACAGGATAGATATGGGGCGGAAAATTCCAGGATCAGATTTGAGCCCTTTTTATATAAGGATATCTCTCTTGCCACCTTCAATTTATTGGGGAAATGGTTATTTCCAATGGATACATTTATAAGATGAGTTATGACAGGAATGATTTTTTTCAGCAGCATCCCTGAGAAATTTGGTAGGAATGTTGTCAAAACCGGTAGCCTTGGAAGGATTCAGGCCTTTGAGTTTTTCAGTACCAACTCCTCGGTTacttgtttgaaaaaaaagtgtttggcTGGACTCCCTTTTCTTCATAGTGCACCTTCTGTGGATCACTAAAAACACCAGAAGTAGAGGCAAGCTTCTGCAATGGTTGCTTTCAATTGTTGTGAAGGAACTATTGAAGGTATTTGCCACCATTTTTTCATCATATGATATGGAGCCATTTATATCTAGGcctattttactttttttttgcttaggTTACTCTTTCGTCTCCAAAGGCCTAAGAGTCAGGCCACAATTTTTTGGGATCCTTTTTATGCTCCTCAATTTTAgaacaacattttttttgtcTCATCCACCATTCGCTGTACATTATTTCTAAACGTTTTATACCCTTTAAAAATAACAGGCAGGTTGGTTCTTTTAAACTCACTCACTTACTTGTGAATGGTGTCCAAGATATCATTATTTATCCAAGGCTGAGATCTCTGGTTAATCATGTTCtcttttaatgaatgaatgtctCCTCATGAAATTTATTGATACTTTGTTGATATACTGCAATTCAAACTTTTGAATCCAATCGGTCACTTAGTTGGTTTTATTGATGGTTGTAGTGAAGGGAGTGTATGGAGTTCTGCGCTGATAAAAAAAGCATAGACAGAACTGATGAAGCGGCACAAGAAATGCATGTTATTTATACATTCTTTGTAGTTCCATCAACAATGAATCATTGCATTTTTCTTACATCACCCAGGTATCCCTGCTCTGTTGAATGGCATAATATGTAACATTGGAAGCTTACATTGGAAAGCGTTGCCTATTGCATGAAACAGTCACTTCACATTCATAGGGATCATATACATGAGGCCTTCCAGAGTTGGACATTTCCAGAACTGTCCTGAGGCTATTCAATTATGGATTTTAAGTGAATAGGTCAATATGACAGTATAGAGGTTCACAACCTAATATATTCATCATGAAACACCATCCATGAATTCATCTTATTTTTCTCTCGGACCAATGCATTGTACTGTGTTTCAACTTTTTTTGAATAATGCTATGCAGCTTAATCTGTGTCCACTTTTTGGATAAAGACCATTAATAACTGCCATTATCAAACAAGGAATATATATTTGACAGCTTGTACTTAAAGGACACATGAAGGGCATTTCAATGGGGACAGAGGGCCCATGTGGCAGAGTGACGTTGAGGGTGTCCTAGAAAATGATGCCAATCCTCAAAGGGATGTACAGTATAATGAACTTGGCTGACAAGGGCAAAACTGGCAACACTTATTACTCTGCCTTGATGTGGACACAAGTTTATTTCCAATGTTAAGGCAGGGTAGAAACAATTTACACAGAAATTGTTTAACACTAGCATAATATCTATAGCTTATTTGTCTCATGCCCCGCAAATATCTAGTGTATCTAGTTTCTATTCTGTGATTTAAGGTGTATCCAGGTTTCACTTTCTTTGTTCCAATCTGCATTATCTCTCTTTTAGCTTGGCTTTGACTGCTGTTATGCCAGTGGAAAAGTGCAATCTTTAGACTGCATGGATATGCAGCCAAGGAGTGTAATCAATACCTTTCTATTTGCAGTATTCTGATGAACTCAGTGCATTGCAAGGGCATTGCCTAAGTTAACACAGTGGTTTGCATTGTCACTGGCCTCGATTATGTTCTATTGGCACTTTTGAACGTGGTATTTCAAACACAGGAAGAGATAGCAATATGAATATACCTTTGTTGCAACACCACCTTTTAAAAAATGGCTGTgactattgtttttttttcttttttttctaaatttgtAATGAATGAATACAGTTTTGCATAGATGTTTTAATTTGTACTCTTTCCATTCTAAAGGTCCCACTGCTCTTTTGGCCCATGGAATTGGCTTTGGCAGAACCGTCACCACACACCCTGCCATGAAAGACAAGATGATGGCTGGAGGTATAATGTTAAAcatatcaatctatctattaaTAGTTTATTACTGGATCCTGCAGACATGGCTAGGGTTGCAATTCTCTATGTATTGCAGCAGATGGTGCTGTAACAGCTGTTTCATGGCTTTGAAGCACATCTATACACTGCAGAAGGTAGCATATGTAATGCACCAATGTGTCCAGCTGATGTTCGATTTAAAAGGACATTTGTCCCATTAGCAAATGCAGAGGATGTCGTTGCTTCCCTTTTTGTGTTGTTGCTGATCTTGTGTTCTTGATTTATAATCAGTTCTTCCTCTGAATTAACTAGTATTGGAACAACAAAAAGAACACATAAGCTTTATTTGAAGGCCAGGAATCTGTGCCAGAAACAAGGTTCGGAAAATTCTTAACTCAATCAATCACCCACTGAAGATGTGATCCACAGATTGCGACCATTATTGCGACAAAGAGTGGCACAACATATATCTCTATGCATGATGACCATGCACTTATTTCCTATTTCTGATTAATACAGAAACTATATCATGTTGCACAATGACCACAGATAGTTAATGTGGTTAAGGTTAGCAAGTtctacaaacacatgcaataaATATGCAATAGGCAACATTATTAAAGTAAATCGAGAGAATTGGGGCATAAATTTGCATGCCTCTTTGCAATACTTTTGAAGGTGTTTGACTATTAATATTATTACAGaacttttttatttgaatacatTTCTGGTGTTGTACAAAAAGCgacattttatattttgtttgcaTCCAGATGCCTccaaaaatgtattcatttctATGACGGTAGGATATTCCTATCTTCCAATATTTATAGAAGTAATTGCTTCAGGTATGTATAGGGTTGACTGAAATATAACTTACTTAGGGGATGTCCAGAGCATATGTTGTCATGAAATGCATTCACTTCTAAATATGCAGGATACATGGGAACTCTGGGAGTTGAGTTCACATACATAATAAATAGGAAGTATCCCAATACATAATTGTTACTGATTTATACATGAATAATTGCATATAGATTCTAAGGAAGCCAATACTGATAGTGAGGTGAGGCTGACATGTTAATGGCATGTACCAGAATTGGGTCAGCCAATTCTGAcccatttattttatattctagGCTTTCAAACTGCATTTAGGGGTCAAACTCCTCACATTTTTgtttcctcctccctgtctatAGACCACTACAAGTATTCAGAAGCACGTGTCCAGAAGGATGGCCATTTCATCACCAGCCGTGGTCCAGGAACCAGTTTTGAGTTTGCATTAGCCATTGTGGAGGAGCTAATGGGGGCTGAGGTTGTAGCTCAAGTCAAAGCACCACTTATGTTGAAAGACTGATTATAGCCCTTGTCTTGGTAGCCAGTAACCTTCAAGCAGCAGTGTCAACTAATGTGATTGACTAAAGTGATATCATCGTATGGGAAATTATTCAACAGGAGAGATATAATTGATTCGATTTTTACTATCCTCATAGATAGTCAACTGACCTGGACTCCCTGGAAGAAGAGATAACGTATCTCAATGGGACCTTCCTGGTAAAataaaggataaaaaaaaaaggttaatccTAAAACAATGCACTTTAGCTCCTACAGTTGTTCATTTCTaagatatacatgacattaaacaCTTATGTGCTTTGAGCCTGGTTGTATTCCTTTGCATGAAATTAATATTAAATGGCACTTTCCACATGGATGCAATAGTAAGACAATTTCTATGTAAAATGTTTGGCACCTAAAAATAAACGATGTACTGCTTGCTGAAATCTCCACACTCCTCTCAGCTCTCTGTTGGCAGAGAGCgggaaatacaatacaaattaaATGGCACTTCATTTGTCCAATAACGGAGTTTGAGTTTGAGTGCCATTAAACATTAATGGCCAATAACAGCGCGTCTGCAGCAAAAAGGGCCGGGCTATGTTTCAGCGCGTGGTGGATCTGTCAAGCACCTCAGGGTTGATGTGCAGACTGAGTACACTTCTCCGAGTCCAGTTCCGACCGTAAGATTTCGTCAAAGGTAAGCGTCTAGAAATCGTTTGGGCTCAGTAGTTTATCAGCAGAAACGCAGCGATATACCAAGTTAACGCGGGATTATTTAGTCATTTCGTTGGTCGATCGTATCCTAGCTTGCTACATGAATATGATTACTCGTATGTCACGACATGTTTTAGTCAAGTTATTTCACGCTGCAGTGGCTCGTTTACATGAATACATGATGCCCTCATTGCTACAGTGGAGGGAGGCATGATAGCATACCCTTAGCTCTTCTAGCGGCGAGTTGTGAGTTTATTGCTCTGATTGTATTCATTTGCGTCTCTCCAAAGCTAGCTACAATAACAACGCTCGGTATCCACAATGTATGAATGAATTGATGCAAAAGGGAAAATCGATATGTTACTGAGTGATGTAGCTGCAAAGCAGTTATTACATGGCGTTATGCATCTCACCGGTTGTGTGTAGCTCCTACTCTACCAATTAATCTGAAGCTGAACATGTCGTTCAGCAGCTGTCCGTGTTCTTGATTCAGACTAACAACATGCACCAATACAACAACACCATAGGAAACGATGTTGTAATGGTATTCTAGCCCACCTGTCTGGGTAACTCGGGATGTCGCTATTTGGAGGTTGATATGCACATAAATTCTTTTCATTTCACAAGATATGATCTACTATTGAATGAACCCACCAAGGTTATGCCTTTTATTTGAAACGGGGGTAACTAATCGCAGGATTTAGTGATGAAGCTGACTAGTAATTTCGCCATAGATACAGGCCTGTGCAGACTGTTCACTTCCCAATACGATCCCCTTTACAAGTCTACACGCTGTCAACAGGCAGCAAGAGAAAGACGCGTTTACTGAACGCTCATTTGACAGATCACCCAACTTAAAAAGGTTGCAATTGCTTTAGTTGTAGTTGCTGAATAGGTTATTTTCGATTAAATGCAAATTTGGATTCGTCAAATAAGATCACATAAATCTTCTGAATATCTCTCACTCTCAGCAAGAAGCACAGAAGAGGTGCCATGAATACAAAAAGACAATTAGGTGTGATTTATTTGCTTTTTATTCACCGTGACACAAACGCAGGTTTAATAAGCTAACCCCTCAAGGCTGAAAGACACAGGATGCGTCAGAGGGGATCTTTCCCGTTATGAGCTTATGGTTATGTTGCTCACGTTGATGATCGGGCTAGTGGTTGCATTTGACAACTTGTGTGGTGTTTACTGAACTATTCCGGTTTTAAAATAATTCAAGGCTACCTTATGTCTCAAATCTATAATGCGTTCAAACATAAATACTTGTACACGTTCCCAGTTACTGTCTGAGCAGCATTTTATCTGCATCACATTGCATGTGTCTAATGAGTGCCCCATGCACCGGGATATTCCTGGAATGTTAACAATTTGCCTTCTCACACATAATATGTGAGAATGATTCTGCTTGAGTGACTGTACATTACAGGGCTTTGGGCTTGCCTAACTATTTCTGGATGGGTGGTTGGTGGTGGGCGGGGTAGGGTGAGTGTAAAGTCTTCTCTACTGAGTCACTGTTACTGGCTAATGATGCAATTAGATGGATGCACGTTGCATCTCTTCTATTAGTGCTGCAGGAAAAAAAACCTTGCTCGCCTGAGTAGCCTATGGATGCAATCAGTGGAAAAATCATGGATGATGACTAATTGGAAAAAATGATGattaaataatt belongs to Gadus morhua chromosome 13, gadMor3.0, whole genome shotgun sequence and includes:
- the park7 gene encoding Parkinson disease protein 7 homolog, with protein sequence MACKKALVILSKGAEEMEAVIPVDVLRRAGISVTLAGLTGKEPVQCSRNVVICPDTSLEDASKQGPYDVVLLPGGMPGAQNLAESAAVKEVLKDQDSREGLIAAICAGPTALLAHGIGFGRTVTTHPAMKDKMMAGDHYKYSEARVQKDGHFITSRGPGTSFEFALAIVEELMGAEVVAQVKAPLMLKD